One genomic segment of Thermus thermamylovorans includes these proteins:
- the fabD gene encoding ACP S-malonyltransferase, whose amino-acid sequence MYGALFPGQGSQRVGMGKALYEAFPAAREVLDRAEAALPGLLRLMWEGPEEALTLTENQQPALLAVGYAAYRAFLAEGGKEPALAAGHSLGEWTAHVAAGTLELEDALRLVRLRGRYMQEAVPPGEGAMAAILKLPLEAIQEALAGLEGVEIANLNSPEQTVISGRKEAVEEAAERLRERRARIVFLPVSAPFHSSLMAPARERLARDLAQVALRRPRFPVYANATARPEEDPERIRDLLLEQITAPVRWVEILLDMERRGLRRFLEFGSGEVLKGLVARTLKEAQALSVGDPEGVRKALEVEDA is encoded by the coding sequence ATGTACGGGGCGCTTTTCCCGGGCCAAGGCTCCCAGCGGGTGGGGATGGGCAAGGCCCTCTACGAGGCCTTCCCCGCCGCCCGCGAGGTGCTGGACCGGGCCGAGGCCGCCCTGCCGGGCCTCCTAAGGCTCATGTGGGAAGGACCCGAGGAAGCCCTCACCCTCACGGAAAACCAGCAGCCCGCCCTCCTGGCCGTGGGCTACGCCGCCTACCGGGCCTTTTTGGCAGAAGGGGGGAAGGAACCCGCCCTGGCCGCCGGGCACTCCTTAGGGGAATGGACGGCCCACGTGGCCGCGGGCACCCTGGAGCTGGAGGACGCCCTCCGCCTGGTGCGCCTCAGGGGGCGGTACATGCAGGAGGCCGTACCCCCCGGGGAAGGGGCCATGGCCGCCATCCTGAAGCTTCCCCTCGAGGCCATCCAGGAGGCTTTGGCGGGGCTAGAGGGCGTGGAGATCGCCAACCTCAACAGCCCCGAGCAGACGGTGATCTCCGGCAGGAAGGAGGCAGTGGAGGAGGCAGCGGAAAGGCTAAGGGAAAGGCGGGCCCGCATTGTCTTCCTCCCGGTTTCCGCGCCCTTCCACTCCTCCCTCATGGCCCCGGCCCGGGAGCGCCTGGCCCGGGACCTGGCCCAGGTGGCCCTGAGGAGGCCCCGCTTCCCCGTCTACGCCAACGCGACCGCCAGGCCCGAGGAGGACCCTGAGCGCATCCGGGACCTCTTGCTGGAACAGATCACGGCCCCGGTGCGCTGGGTGGAGATCCTCTTGGACATGGAAAGGCGGGGCCTAAGGCGCTTCCTGGAGTTCGGGAGCGGGGAGGTGCTCAAAGGCCTGGTGGCCCGCACCTTGAAGGAGGCCCAAGCCCTTTCCGTGGGGGACCCGGAAGGGGTACGGAAGGCGTTGGAGGTGGAGGATGCGTAA
- a CDS encoding DUF177 domain-containing protein, which translates to MAYREVASINLARLLREGGTARASGVVLEAFSVGQERFPLEGEASWRVAVSSVGGEEYWLSGEVEGVALMECRRCLKPTPTRVHAHFQHLLRYQPGLEELSFHEEGEDEYYAFGEPDLDLLPFLTEAFVTELPYTVLCEEGCKGLCPVCGADRNRVDCGHEVEAHHPLLGLKNLLPEL; encoded by the coding sequence ATGGCATACCGCGAGGTGGCAAGCATCAACCTGGCCCGCCTACTAAGGGAGGGGGGCACCGCCCGCGCCTCCGGGGTGGTGCTGGAAGCCTTTTCCGTGGGGCAGGAACGGTTTCCCCTGGAGGGCGAGGCCTCCTGGCGCGTGGCCGTCTCCTCGGTGGGAGGGGAGGAGTACTGGCTTTCCGGTGAGGTGGAGGGGGTGGCCCTCATGGAGTGCCGCCGCTGCCTCAAGCCCACCCCTACTCGGGTCCACGCCCACTTCCAGCACCTCCTCCGTTACCAGCCAGGGCTAGAGGAGCTGAGCTTCCACGAGGAAGGCGAAGACGAGTACTACGCCTTCGGTGAACCCGACCTGGACCTCCTCCCCTTTCTCACCGAAGCCTTCGTGACAGAGCTGCCCTACACCGTGCTGTGCGAGGAGGGGTGCAAGGGGCTGTGCCCGGTGTGCGGCGCCGACCGCAACCGGGTGGACTGCGGCCACGAGGTGGAGGCGCACCACCCCCTCTTGGGCCTCAAGAACCTCCTTCCCGAACTCTAG
- the rpmF gene encoding 50S ribosomal protein L32, producing the protein MAKHPVPKKKTSKARRDARRSHHALTPPTLVPCPECKAMRPPHTVCPECGYYDGRKVLEV; encoded by the coding sequence ATGGCCAAGCACCCTGTACCCAAGAAGAAGACCTCGAAGGCGCGGCGCGATGCCCGCAGGAGCCACCACGCCCTCACCCCCCCGACCCTGGTCCCCTGCCCAGAGTGCAAGGCCATGAGGCCCCCCCACACCGTCTGTCCCGAGTGCGGCTACTACGACGGGCGCAAGGTGCTGGAAGTCTAG
- the nuoL gene encoding NADH-quinone oxidoreductase subunit L gives MALLLTILLPLLGFALLGLFGRWMREPLPGVIASGLVLASFLLGAALLLQGGARYEVGWLPGLPFSLLLDNLSGFMLLVVTGVGFLIHVYAIGYMHGDPGYSRFFAYFNLFIAMMLLLVLADSYPVMFIGWEGVGLASFLLIGFWYQNAQYADSARKAFIVNRIGDLGFLLGMAILWTLYGTLSISELREALEGPLRNPSLLALAALLLFLGAIGKSAQVPLMVWLPDAMAGPTPVSALIHAATMVTAGVYLLARSSFLFANLPEVSYAIAVVGLLTAAYGALAAFGQNDIKRIVAYSTISQLGYMFLAAGVGAYWVALFHVYTHAFFKALLFLASGSVIHALGGEQDVRRMGGLWKHLPYTRWHGLIGALALGGLPFLSGFFSKDAILAATLTHPFGGVGFYLGALLVAFLTALYAMRWFVLVFLGEERGHPHPHEAPPVMVWPNHLLALGAVVAGYLALPHPLPNGLYPFLKPALAEVAYEHLPLALEWALIALAGLVALLGLYLGYRFFSRKILPGWYLSFEAWSREGFYADRLYNALLVNPLKALAEALLHGDGGLLRGYFGLGGAVGRLGQGLARLQAGYLRVYALLFVLGVLILLGVMRW, from the coding sequence ATGGCCCTGCTCTTGACCATCCTCCTTCCCCTGTTGGGGTTCGCCCTCCTGGGGCTTTTCGGCAGGTGGATGCGGGAGCCCTTGCCCGGGGTCATCGCTTCGGGCCTGGTCCTGGCCTCCTTCCTCCTGGGGGCGGCCCTCCTCCTCCAGGGCGGGGCCCGCTACGAGGTGGGGTGGCTTCCCGGCCTCCCCTTCAGCCTCCTCTTGGACAACCTCTCCGGCTTCATGCTCCTCGTGGTCACCGGGGTGGGCTTCCTCATCCACGTCTACGCCATCGGCTACATGCACGGGGACCCGGGCTATAGCCGCTTCTTCGCCTACTTCAACCTCTTCATCGCCATGATGCTCCTCCTGGTCCTGGCCGACAGCTACCCGGTGATGTTCATCGGCTGGGAGGGGGTAGGCCTGGCCAGCTTCCTCCTCATCGGCTTCTGGTACCAAAACGCCCAGTACGCGGATTCCGCCCGCAAGGCCTTCATCGTGAACCGCATCGGGGACCTGGGCTTCCTGCTGGGGATGGCCATCCTCTGGACGCTTTACGGGACGCTTTCCATCAGCGAGCTCCGCGAGGCCCTGGAAGGCCCCTTGAGGAACCCCAGCCTCCTGGCCCTGGCCGCCCTCCTCCTCTTCCTGGGGGCCATCGGCAAAAGCGCCCAGGTGCCCCTCATGGTCTGGCTCCCCGACGCCATGGCCGGCCCCACCCCCGTTTCTGCCCTCATCCACGCGGCCACCATGGTCACCGCCGGGGTCTACCTCCTGGCCCGGAGCTCCTTCCTCTTCGCCAACCTGCCCGAGGTCTCCTACGCCATCGCGGTGGTGGGCCTCCTCACCGCAGCCTACGGGGCCCTCGCCGCCTTCGGCCAGAACGATATCAAGCGGATCGTGGCCTACTCGACCATCAGCCAGCTGGGGTACATGTTCCTGGCCGCGGGGGTGGGGGCCTACTGGGTGGCCCTCTTCCACGTCTACACCCACGCCTTCTTCAAGGCCCTCCTCTTCCTGGCCTCGGGGAGCGTGATCCACGCCCTGGGCGGGGAACAGGACGTGCGCCGGATGGGGGGGCTCTGGAAACACCTCCCCTACACCCGCTGGCATGGCCTCATCGGGGCCCTGGCCCTGGGGGGGCTTCCCTTCCTCTCGGGCTTCTTTTCCAAAGACGCCATCCTCGCCGCCACCCTCACCCACCCCTTCGGCGGGGTGGGCTTCTACCTGGGGGCCCTTCTGGTGGCCTTCCTCACCGCTCTGTACGCCATGCGCTGGTTCGTGCTGGTCTTCCTGGGGGAGGAAAGGGGCCACCCCCACCCCCACGAGGCGCCCCCCGTCATGGTCTGGCCCAACCACCTCCTGGCCCTGGGAGCGGTGGTGGCGGGGTACCTGGCCCTTCCCCATCCCCTGCCCAACGGGCTCTACCCCTTCCTGAAGCCCGCCCTGGCGGAGGTGGCCTACGAGCACCTGCCCCTGGCCCTGGAGTGGGCCCTGATCGCCCTGGCCGGCCTGGTGGCTCTCCTAGGGCTCTACCTGGGCTACCGCTTCTTCAGCCGGAAGATCCTCCCCGGCTGGTACCTCTCCTTTGAGGCCTGGAGCCGAGAGGGCTTTTACGCCGACCGGCTCTACAACGCCCTGCTGGTGAATCCCCTGAAGGCCCTGGCCGAGGCCCTCCTCCACGGGGATGGGGGCCTCCTCAGGGGCTACTTCGGCCTGGGCGGGGCGGTGGGACGCCTGGGCCAGGGGCTGGCCCGGCTGCAGGCGGGCTACCTCAGGGTCTACGCCCTGCTCTTCGTGCTGGGGGTCCTGATCCTCCTGGGGGTGATGCGGTGGTAG
- a CDS encoding beta-ketoacyl-ACP synthase III — protein sequence MSGVLALGAYAPQRVMGNEEFEAYLDTSDEWIVTRTGIKERRIAAEDEYTSDLAFRAVEDLLARHPGALEGVEGVIVATNTPDALFPDTAALVQARFGLNAFAYDLLAGCPGWLYGLAQAHALVEAGLARKVLVVGAEALSKILDWNDRATAVLFGDAGGAAVVGRVREGFGFKSFVLGADGTGAKELFHACVAPRLPDGTSMRNRLHMNGREVFKFAVRVMNTATLEAIERAGLTPEDIKVFVPHQANLRIIDAARERLGLPWERVVVNVDRYGNTSTASIPLALKEAVDAGRIREGDHVLLVSFGAGLTWAAAVLTWGGA from the coding sequence ATGAGTGGCGTTCTAGCCCTGGGGGCCTACGCGCCCCAGAGGGTCATGGGCAACGAGGAGTTCGAGGCCTACCTGGACACCTCCGACGAGTGGATCGTGACCCGGACCGGCATCAAGGAAAGGCGCATCGCCGCCGAGGACGAGTACACCTCGGACCTGGCCTTCCGGGCGGTGGAGGACCTCCTCGCCAGGCACCCGGGGGCCCTGGAAGGGGTGGAGGGGGTCATCGTGGCCACCAACACCCCCGACGCCCTCTTCCCCGACACCGCCGCCCTGGTGCAGGCCCGCTTCGGTCTTAACGCCTTCGCCTACGACCTTCTGGCGGGATGCCCGGGGTGGCTTTACGGCCTAGCCCAGGCCCACGCCCTGGTGGAGGCGGGCCTGGCCCGCAAGGTGCTGGTGGTGGGGGCGGAGGCCCTTTCCAAGATCCTGGACTGGAACGACCGGGCCACCGCGGTCCTCTTCGGGGACGCGGGGGGCGCGGCGGTGGTGGGAAGGGTGCGGGAGGGCTTCGGCTTCAAATCCTTCGTCCTGGGAGCCGACGGCACCGGGGCCAAGGAGCTTTTCCACGCCTGCGTGGCCCCGCGCCTGCCCGACGGCACCTCCATGCGCAACCGCCTCCACATGAACGGCCGGGAGGTCTTCAAGTTCGCGGTGCGGGTGATGAACACCGCCACCCTGGAGGCCATCGAGCGGGCGGGCCTCACCCCGGAGGACATCAAGGTTTTCGTGCCCCATCAGGCGAACCTGCGCATCATCGACGCCGCCCGGGAGCGCCTGGGCCTCCCCTGGGAGCGGGTGGTGGTGAACGTGGACCGCTACGGCAACACCTCCACCGCCTCCATCCCCTTAGCCCTCAAGGAAGCGGTGGACGCGGGGCGCATCCGGGAGGGGGACCACGTGCTCCTCGTCTCCTTCGGGGCCGGGCTCACCTGGGCCGCGGCCGTCCTCACCTGGGGAGGGGCCTGA
- a CDS encoding NADH-quinone oxidoreductase subunit N, with protein MTLLVLAAFSVGLTLLGFLVSPSALRGLTLLGLVLALLSLLLTWGEGFAFGPYRVDGVSQVFTLLALLGALWTVGLVRSRRFEFYLLVLYAATGMHLLASTQNLILMLVALETLSLPLYALATWRRGLGLEAALKYFLLGALAAAFFLYGAALHFGTTGSLEVGVAGEGPLYALALGLLLVGLGFKVALAPFHFWTPDVYQGSPTPVVLFMATGVKAAAFAALLRVVAPGAPEALGLLIALSVLIGNLAALLQKEAKRLLAYSSIAHAGYMALALYTGSLEALGFYLLTYVLATGLAFAVLSEVSPDRVPLESLRGLFHRDPLLGLALFVAALSLLGLPPLAGFWGKYLVFLEAAQAGQWGLLVLALLTSAVSAYYYLGLGLAVFQRGQAEAAPRPWARSAALLAALLLLFLGLVPGLVLPALAAGS; from the coding sequence ATGACCCTCCTGGTCCTGGCCGCTTTTTCCGTGGGGCTAACCCTGCTGGGCTTCCTTGTCTCCCCTTCGGCCCTTAGGGGCCTTACCCTCCTGGGCCTCGTCCTGGCCCTCCTCTCCCTCCTCCTCACCTGGGGGGAGGGCTTCGCCTTCGGCCCTTACCGGGTGGACGGCGTCTCCCAGGTCTTCACCCTCTTGGCCCTCCTGGGGGCCCTTTGGACGGTGGGGCTGGTGCGCAGCCGGCGTTTCGAGTTCTACCTCCTGGTGCTCTACGCCGCCACCGGGATGCACCTCCTGGCCTCCACCCAAAACCTGATCCTGATGCTGGTGGCCCTGGAAACCCTCTCCCTGCCCCTCTACGCCCTCGCCACCTGGCGGCGGGGGCTGGGGCTGGAGGCGGCCCTCAAGTACTTCCTCCTGGGTGCTTTGGCCGCGGCCTTCTTCCTGTACGGGGCCGCCCTCCACTTCGGGACCACGGGGAGCCTGGAGGTGGGGGTGGCAGGGGAGGGGCCCCTCTACGCCCTGGCCCTGGGCCTTCTCCTGGTGGGCCTTGGCTTCAAGGTGGCCCTGGCCCCCTTCCACTTCTGGACCCCGGACGTGTACCAGGGGAGCCCCACCCCGGTGGTCCTCTTCATGGCCACCGGGGTGAAGGCGGCCGCCTTCGCGGCGCTTTTGCGGGTGGTGGCCCCGGGGGCCCCCGAGGCCCTGGGCCTACTCATCGCCCTCTCGGTTCTCATCGGCAACCTGGCGGCCCTCCTCCAGAAGGAGGCCAAGAGGCTCCTCGCCTACTCCTCCATCGCCCACGCGGGTTACATGGCCCTGGCCCTCTACACGGGCAGCCTGGAGGCCCTGGGCTTCTACCTCCTCACCTACGTCCTGGCCACGGGCCTGGCCTTCGCCGTGCTCTCCGAGGTCTCCCCGGACCGGGTGCCCCTGGAAAGCCTCCGGGGCCTCTTCCACCGCGATCCCCTTTTGGGCCTCGCCCTCTTCGTGGCCGCCCTCTCCCTCCTGGGCCTCCCTCCCCTGGCGGGCTTCTGGGGCAAGTACCTGGTCTTCCTCGAGGCCGCCCAGGCAGGGCAGTGGGGGCTTTTGGTCCTGGCCCTCCTCACCAGCGCGGTGAGCGCCTACTACTACCTGGGCCTGGGGCTCGCCGTGTTCCAAAGGGGACAGGCGGAGGCCGCCCCCCGGCCCTGGGCCCGGAGCGCGGCCCTCCTGGCCGCCCTGCTCCTCCTTTTCTTGGGCCTCGTTCCCGGCCTGGTCCTGCCCGCCCTGGCGGCGGGGAGCTGA
- the nuoI gene encoding NADH-quinone oxidoreductase subunit NuoI codes for MTLKALAQSLGITLRYLFSKPVTVPYPDAPVALKPRFHGRHVLLRHPNGLEKCIGCSLCAAACPAYAIYVEPAENDPEHPVSAGERYAKVYEINMLRCIFCGLCEEACPTGAIVLGYDFEMADYQYSDLIYGKEDMLVEVAGTKPQRREAKMTGKPVKPGYAVPYVRPELEGVQAPLEGGRS; via the coding sequence ATGACCCTGAAGGCCTTGGCCCAAAGCCTCGGCATCACCCTCAGGTACCTCTTCTCCAAACCGGTAACCGTCCCCTACCCCGACGCCCCCGTGGCCCTGAAGCCCCGCTTCCACGGCCGCCACGTGCTCCTCCGCCACCCCAACGGCCTGGAAAAGTGCATCGGCTGCTCCCTGTGCGCCGCCGCCTGCCCCGCCTACGCCATCTACGTGGAGCCCGCGGAAAACGACCCGGAACACCCGGTCTCGGCGGGGGAGCGGTACGCCAAGGTCTACGAGATCAACATGCTCCGGTGCATCTTCTGCGGCCTCTGCGAGGAGGCCTGCCCCACGGGGGCCATCGTGCTGGGCTACGACTTCGAGATGGCCGACTACCAGTACTCCGACCTCATCTACGGCAAGGAGGACATGCTGGTGGAGGTGGCGGGCACCAAGCCCCAGCGCCGGGAGGCGAAGATGACCGGCAAGCCGGTGAAGCCGGGCTACGCGGTGCCCTACGTGCGCCCGGAGCTGGAAGGGGTCCAGGCTCCTTTGGAGGGAGGGCGGTCGTGA
- a CDS encoding complex I subunit 4 family protein, with product MVALAILLPILFGLLLLLGLPRVLGVWGAALSFLLNLYLFLAHPGGVAYEVQAPLLPQAGVYWAFGLDGLSALFFLTIGLTVFLGALVARVEGRFLGLALLMSGLLLGLFAARDLLAFYLLFEAALIPALLMLYFYGGEGRVRAIYTFLLFTLAGSLPMLAAVLALRVLGGSPTFLLEDLLAHPVEGTAAFWVFLGFALAFAVKTPLFPVHAWLPLFHRENHPSGLADALGTLYKVGVFAFFRFAIPLAPEGFYALQGLLLLLAAAGALYGAWLAFAARDFKTLLAYAGVSHMGIAALGVFSGTPEGALGGLYLLAASGIYTGGLFLLAGRVHERVGTLEIGRYRGLAASAPGLAALALFLLLAMIGLPGLSGFPGELLVLLGAYKASPWLAALAFLSVIAGAAYALTAFQRVFWEKGEWRMEDLKGAEWPFALLAVAALFLMGVFPGFFLKGLEPLAEAFARILGGGA from the coding sequence GTGGTAGCGCTGGCCATTCTCCTGCCGATCCTCTTCGGCCTCCTCCTCCTCCTGGGCCTGCCCCGGGTCCTGGGGGTCTGGGGGGCGGCCTTGAGCTTTCTCCTCAACCTCTACCTCTTCCTGGCCCACCCGGGCGGGGTGGCCTACGAGGTGCAGGCTCCCCTCCTGCCCCAGGCCGGGGTCTACTGGGCCTTCGGCCTGGACGGGCTCTCCGCCCTCTTCTTCCTCACCATCGGCCTCACCGTCTTCCTGGGGGCCCTGGTGGCCCGGGTGGAGGGGCGGTTTTTGGGGCTGGCCCTCCTGATGTCCGGCCTCCTCCTGGGCCTCTTCGCCGCCCGGGATCTCCTGGCCTTCTACCTCCTCTTCGAGGCCGCCCTGATCCCCGCCCTCCTCATGCTGTACTTCTACGGGGGAGAGGGGCGGGTGCGGGCCATCTACACCTTCCTCCTCTTCACCCTAGCGGGCTCCTTGCCCATGCTGGCCGCCGTCCTGGCCCTCCGGGTCCTGGGGGGAAGCCCCACCTTTCTCCTGGAGGACCTCCTGGCCCACCCCGTGGAGGGGACCGCAGCCTTCTGGGTTTTCCTGGGCTTCGCCCTGGCCTTTGCGGTGAAGACCCCCCTCTTCCCCGTGCACGCCTGGCTGCCTCTCTTCCACCGGGAGAACCACCCCTCGGGGCTCGCGGACGCCCTGGGCACCCTCTACAAGGTGGGGGTCTTCGCCTTCTTCCGCTTCGCCATCCCCCTGGCCCCTGAGGGCTTCTACGCCCTGCAGGGGCTCCTCCTCCTCCTGGCGGCGGCAGGGGCCCTCTACGGGGCCTGGCTGGCCTTCGCCGCCCGGGACTTCAAGACCCTCCTGGCCTACGCCGGGGTCTCCCACATGGGGATCGCCGCCTTGGGGGTCTTCTCCGGGACCCCGGAGGGGGCCCTGGGGGGGCTTTACCTCCTGGCGGCGAGCGGGATTTACACCGGGGGGCTTTTCCTCCTGGCGGGAAGGGTCCACGAGCGGGTGGGCACCCTGGAGATCGGCCGCTACCGGGGCCTGGCGGCCAGCGCCCCTGGCCTAGCCGCCCTGGCCCTCTTCCTCCTCCTGGCCATGATCGGGCTCCCGGGGCTTTCCGGCTTCCCGGGGGAGCTTTTGGTCCTCTTGGGCGCCTACAAGGCCAGCCCCTGGCTTGCGGCCCTGGCCTTCCTCTCGGTGATCGCCGGGGCGGCCTACGCCCTCACCGCCTTCCAGAGGGTCTTCTGGGAGAAGGGGGAGTGGCGGATGGAGGATCTCAAGGGGGCGGAGTGGCCCTTCGCACTCCTGGCGGTAGCCGCCCTCTTCCTCATGGGAGTCTTCCCCGGGTTTTTCCTGAAAGGCCTCGAGCCCCTGGCGGAGGCCTTCGCTAGAATCCTCGGAGGTGGGGCATGA
- a CDS encoding NADH-quinone oxidoreductase subunit J family protein: MSPFEALTLLLLLATGALVVTLRNAIHAALALIANFLVLAGVYIALDARFLGFIQIIVYAGAIVVLFLFVIMLLFAAQGEVGFNPLVRSKPLAALLSLGLALVFLSGLWGLNLAFVRDLGGGLPQALGPLLYGDWLLVLLAVGFLLMVATVAAVVLVEVPPLKKAPKPAEEKEEVVR; encoded by the coding sequence GTGAGTCCCTTTGAAGCCTTAACCCTCCTCCTCCTCCTGGCCACCGGGGCCCTGGTGGTCACCCTGAGAAACGCCATCCACGCCGCCCTGGCCCTCATCGCCAACTTCCTGGTCCTGGCCGGGGTGTACATCGCCCTAGACGCTCGCTTCCTGGGCTTCATCCAGATCATTGTCTACGCCGGAGCCATCGTGGTCCTCTTCCTCTTCGTGATCATGCTCCTCTTCGCCGCCCAGGGGGAGGTGGGGTTTAATCCCTTGGTGCGCTCCAAGCCCCTGGCGGCCCTGCTCTCCCTGGGGCTCGCCCTGGTCTTCCTCTCGGGGCTTTGGGGGCTAAACCTGGCCTTCGTCCGGGACCTGGGAGGAGGCTTACCCCAGGCCCTGGGGCCCCTCCTCTACGGGGACTGGCTCCTCGTGCTCCTGGCGGTAGGGTTCCTCCTCATGGTGGCCACGGTGGCGGCGGTGGTTCTGGTGGAAGTCCCTCCCCTCAAGAAAGCCCCTAAGCCCGCGGAGGAGAAGGAGGAGGTGGTACGGTGA
- the rocF gene encoding arginase → MPCVERIAVIGVPMDLGAGRRGVDMGPSALRYARLLEELEALGYEVEDLGDVPVSPAEVLRRQKGDYLEQVRQAALALKERLAALPQEVLPVVLGGDHSLAMGSVSGVARGRVGVVWVDAHGDFNTLETSPSGNIHGMPLAVLCGLGHPRLTEAFRAVEPEDVVLIGVRSLDPGEKRLLREAGVSIYTMHQVDRLGVARIAEEVLERLEGLPLHVSLDADVLDPALAPGVGTPVPGGLTYREAHLLMEILAQSGRVRSLDLVEVNPVLDERNRTAEMMVGLASSLLGKRIL, encoded by the coding sequence ATGCCCTGCGTGGAGCGGATTGCCGTCATCGGCGTGCCCATGGATCTGGGCGCGGGGCGACGGGGGGTGGACATGGGGCCTTCCGCCCTGCGCTACGCCCGGCTCCTGGAGGAACTGGAGGCTTTGGGATACGAGGTGGAGGACCTGGGGGATGTGCCCGTGTCCCCAGCGGAGGTCCTGCGCCGCCAGAAAGGGGATTATCTGGAACAGGTCCGCCAGGCGGCCCTGGCGCTCAAGGAGCGCCTCGCTGCTCTGCCCCAGGAGGTGCTGCCCGTCGTCTTGGGGGGAGACCACTCCCTCGCCATGGGCTCCGTGTCCGGGGTGGCCCGGGGCCGGGTGGGGGTTGTCTGGGTGGACGCCCACGGGGACTTCAACACCCTCGAGACCAGCCCCTCGGGCAACATCCACGGGATGCCCCTGGCGGTCCTCTGCGGCCTCGGCCACCCCAGGCTCACGGAGGCCTTCCGGGCGGTGGAGCCTGAGGACGTGGTCTTGATCGGCGTGCGGAGCCTGGACCCTGGGGAAAAACGTCTCCTCAGGGAGGCGGGGGTTTCCATCTACACCATGCACCAGGTGGACCGGCTGGGGGTGGCGAGGATCGCCGAGGAGGTCCTGGAAAGGCTCGAGGGCCTGCCCCTCCACGTTTCCCTGGACGCGGACGTCCTGGACCCCGCCCTCGCCCCGGGGGTGGGCACCCCGGTGCCCGGGGGCCTCACCTACCGGGAGGCCCACCTCCTCATGGAGATCCTGGCCCAGTCCGGCCGGGTGCGGAGCCTGGACCTGGTGGAGGTGAACCCCGTCTTGGACGAGAGAAACCGCACCGCGGAGATGATGGTGGGCCTGGCCTCGAGCCTCCTGGGGAAGCGCATCCTCTAG
- the nuoK gene encoding NADH-quinone oxidoreductase subunit NuoK, producing MSYLFASALLFALGVYGVLTRRTAILVFLSIELMLNAAKLSLVGFARAHGLEGQVAALMVIAIAAAEVAVGLALIVAIFRQRESTAVDDLAELRG from the coding sequence GTGAGCTACCTCTTCGCCTCCGCCCTCCTCTTCGCCCTGGGGGTCTACGGGGTCCTCACCCGCCGTACGGCCATCCTGGTCTTCCTCTCCATCGAGCTCATGCTGAACGCCGCCAAGCTCTCCCTGGTGGGCTTCGCCCGGGCCCATGGCCTCGAGGGCCAGGTGGCCGCCCTCATGGTCATCGCCATCGCCGCCGCCGAGGTGGCGGTAGGCCTGGCCCTTATCGTGGCCATCTTCCGCCAGCGGGAGAGCACCGCAGTGGACGACCTCGCCGAGCTTAGGGGGTGA